A genomic segment from Pyxidicoccus trucidator encodes:
- a CDS encoding 1-acyl-sn-glycerol-3-phosphate acyltransferase, whose amino-acid sequence MGRALGARYLDGVHFSAETEDELRSLHAKGFVVHVMRTTAWVNFLYLTWAMVRRALPPVRAVSNLRPWFTRPWRQTKHRGDYAQRYEYARQNGGSGLVFLRRTALLAPSGKETREDPFPALVAMARQSDRPVYLVPELFIWEKRTARLKPNWVDIVFGSPEAPGFLHSMLAFFRNYKRAQFRVGEPIDLRRFVEQNPQDSDDVLARKVRSTLHVHLARETRAVFGPPVKPSSRVIDETLRDRQLRKILDEHAAATNRKQESVLREARRNLVAIAARPSPTTLAFISPVLEWVFNRIYDGIEVDEAGLHRALKAAGKAPLVLCPSHKSHVDYLVMSWILWNRGYTVPLVAAGANLSFWPLGSIFRRCGAFFLRRSFKDDKVYSASFKAYVRKLVHDGTHQEFFPEGGRSRTGKLLTPKLGMFTWQVESVLEGARNDLMFVPVAIDYEKVVESGSYSKELAGGEKKPEDLKALLSTPKVLAARYGRIHLGFDEPISLREFMQARGLNPDEPVTDEQKKGLVRALGNRVMYGISKVSTVTPHALVSTSLLAHRRRGLTQREMADRISILRRIALEDGAPLPVELRNAPSNPETMGPIQDAMRTFISDEMVRTQEARGEVIYQVEDSRRPEMSFYKNTLMNLVAARSLVANAVLAGGSPAQYDAVKARALFLSRLFKVEFIYRVGITFDTIFAETVERLVRMGLVMHEGDTLKVAPEPHARPELEFLADMLRDYLEAYLLAALTLEDVASGATQDKKAFIKLALETGRAEYHAGRITAAESLAKVTLENAVAYLQDQKLLVEKDKKLELGPAAQDAAARKQLADGIREYLKRA is encoded by the coding sequence ATGGGCCGGGCGCTGGGAGCCCGTTACCTGGACGGGGTCCACTTCTCCGCGGAGACCGAGGACGAGCTTCGGTCCCTCCACGCGAAGGGCTTCGTGGTGCACGTCATGCGCACCACGGCGTGGGTGAACTTCCTCTATCTGACGTGGGCCATGGTGCGCCGGGCGCTGCCGCCCGTGCGCGCCGTGTCCAACCTGAGGCCGTGGTTCACCCGGCCCTGGCGGCAGACGAAGCACCGCGGCGACTACGCGCAGCGCTACGAGTACGCACGACAGAATGGCGGCAGCGGGCTCGTCTTCCTGCGCCGCACGGCGCTGCTGGCCCCGTCCGGGAAGGAGACGCGCGAGGACCCCTTCCCCGCCCTGGTCGCCATGGCGCGCCAGTCCGACCGGCCCGTGTACCTGGTACCGGAGCTGTTCATCTGGGAGAAGCGCACCGCCCGGCTCAAGCCCAACTGGGTGGACATCGTGTTCGGAAGCCCGGAGGCGCCGGGCTTCCTGCACTCGATGCTGGCCTTCTTCCGCAACTACAAGCGCGCGCAGTTCCGCGTAGGCGAGCCCATCGACCTGCGGCGCTTCGTGGAGCAGAACCCGCAGGACTCGGATGACGTGCTGGCGCGCAAGGTGCGCAGCACGCTCCATGTCCACCTGGCCCGCGAGACGCGCGCCGTCTTCGGTCCGCCCGTGAAGCCCTCGTCGCGAGTCATCGACGAGACGCTGCGGGACAGGCAGCTGCGCAAGATCCTGGACGAGCACGCCGCCGCTACCAACCGCAAGCAGGAGAGCGTGCTGCGCGAGGCCCGGCGAAACCTCGTGGCCATCGCCGCGCGGCCCAGCCCCACCACGCTGGCCTTCATCTCGCCCGTGCTCGAGTGGGTGTTCAACCGCATCTACGACGGCATCGAGGTGGATGAGGCGGGCCTGCACCGCGCGCTCAAGGCCGCCGGCAAGGCGCCCCTCGTCCTGTGCCCCAGCCACAAGAGCCACGTCGACTACCTGGTGATGAGCTGGATTCTGTGGAACCGCGGCTACACGGTGCCGCTGGTGGCCGCGGGTGCCAACCTCTCCTTCTGGCCGCTGGGCAGCATCTTCCGCCGCTGCGGCGCGTTCTTCCTGCGACGCTCGTTCAAGGACGACAAGGTCTACTCCGCGTCCTTCAAGGCCTACGTCCGCAAGCTGGTGCACGACGGCACGCACCAGGAGTTCTTCCCCGAGGGTGGCCGCTCGCGCACGGGCAAGCTGCTGACGCCCAAGCTGGGCATGTTCACCTGGCAGGTGGAGTCCGTGCTGGAGGGCGCGCGCAACGACCTCATGTTCGTGCCGGTGGCCATCGACTACGAGAAGGTCGTGGAGTCCGGCAGCTACTCGAAGGAGCTGGCCGGCGGGGAGAAGAAGCCCGAGGACCTGAAGGCGCTCCTGAGCACGCCCAAGGTGCTGGCGGCCCGCTACGGGCGCATCCACCTGGGGTTCGATGAGCCCATCTCGCTCCGGGAGTTCATGCAGGCTCGCGGCCTCAACCCCGACGAGCCGGTGACGGACGAGCAGAAGAAGGGTCTGGTGCGCGCGCTCGGCAACCGGGTGATGTACGGCATCAGCAAGGTGTCCACCGTGACGCCGCACGCGCTGGTGAGCACGTCCCTGCTGGCGCACCGGAGGCGAGGCCTCACGCAGCGGGAGATGGCGGACCGCATCAGCATCCTGCGCCGCATCGCCCTGGAGGATGGCGCGCCGCTGCCCGTCGAGCTGCGCAACGCCCCGAGCAACCCGGAGACGATGGGGCCCATCCAGGACGCCATGCGCACCTTCATCTCCGACGAGATGGTGCGTACGCAGGAAGCGCGCGGCGAGGTCATCTACCAGGTGGAGGACTCACGCCGCCCGGAGATGTCCTTCTACAAGAACACGCTGATGAACCTGGTGGCCGCGCGCAGCCTCGTGGCCAACGCGGTGCTCGCTGGCGGCTCACCGGCGCAGTACGACGCCGTGAAGGCCCGGGCGCTTTTCCTGTCGCGCCTCTTCAAGGTGGAGTTCATCTACCGGGTGGGCATCACCTTCGACACCATCTTCGCGGAGACGGTGGAGCGGCTCGTCCGCATGGGCCTGGTGATGCACGAGGGCGACACCCTCAAGGTGGCCCCCGAGCCCCATGCACGCCCGGAGCTCGAGTTCCTGGCGGACATGCTGCGCGACTACCTGGAGGCCTACCTGCTGGCCGCCCTGACGCTGGAGGACGTGGCCTCCGGCGCGACGCAGGACAAGAAGGCCTTCATCAAGCTCGCCCTGGAGACGGGCCGCGCGGAGTACCACGCGGGCCGCATCACCGCCGCCGAGTCGCTCGCCAAGGTGACGCTGGAGAACGCGGTGGCGTACCTCCAGGACCAGAAGCTCCTCGTCGAGAAGGACAAGAAGCTGGAGCTGGGCCCGGCCGCGCAGGACGCCGCCGCCCGGAAGCAGCTCGCCGACGGCATCCGCGAGTACCTGAAGCGGGCCTGA
- a CDS encoding DUF6265 family protein, with protein sequence MPRRMPLLSLVPMVLCSAALPSCRSAPASAPEVRAPRACGTSIEDVAWMEGRWQGPSGPGTVDEHWTHAAGDSMLGMSRFISKGRTAFFEYLRMEARPDGLYYIAHPKARPGVEFKLVRCSEREVLFENPENDHPKRILYRRESADRLTARIEGDEGGKPVSEDFFYTRM encoded by the coding sequence ATGCCTCGACGCATGCCGCTGCTGTCGCTCGTTCCGATGGTGCTCTGCTCCGCCGCCCTGCCCTCCTGCCGGAGTGCGCCGGCCTCGGCTCCCGAGGTCCGTGCTCCCCGCGCCTGTGGCACGTCCATCGAGGACGTGGCGTGGATGGAGGGACGCTGGCAGGGCCCGTCAGGCCCCGGGACGGTGGATGAGCATTGGACCCATGCGGCGGGGGATTCCATGCTCGGCATGAGCCGCTTCATCTCGAAGGGCCGGACGGCGTTCTTCGAATACCTCCGCATGGAGGCGCGGCCCGACGGGCTCTATTACATCGCCCATCCGAAGGCCCGCCCCGGCGTCGAGTTCAAGCTCGTGCGCTGCTCGGAGCGGGAAGTGCTCTTCGAGAACCCCGAGAATGACCACCCGAAGCGCATCCTCTACCGGCGGGAGTCGGCGGACAGGCTCACAGCCCGCATCGAGGGCGACGAGGGCGGCAAGCCCGTGTCGGAGGACTTCTTCTACACGCGGATGTAG
- a CDS encoding type II CAAX endopeptidase family protein, which yields MEDSAPSDSQPPQPPEPPAHGKAPTSPRTLAVAGAALALALFVTVGAFVQFINPSFGIWFTELFVFLGLGWVMLRFSGWRPTVYTGLTPAPRAATLFGFLLGVANFFALVVPIQYAAQSLAPEWLTKLFDGTRLFEGQTSVELALILTGVSVAAPVCEEFFFRGIFQKGITPSAPASPVRALVVSAVVFSAFHLDPVGFAARTELGLLFGYLYLRTGSLWPSIGAHAANNLVSSVLFLAAKALGQDASDSETDPRAVLALAGVGFAGLFGLLSAARHYPTLWGGQARATEEEAREPLPRPSLARLLLPWVVGATLALGALGAVDARGISLNFHDAQYPLPDLEKDAPPGLLAEREALRVLRASARRGETPMEAYYEERDRQRRAHRQALGEPKQP from the coding sequence GTGGAAGACTCCGCTCCCAGCGACTCACAGCCGCCGCAGCCGCCCGAGCCGCCCGCGCACGGGAAGGCGCCGACGAGCCCGCGCACGCTGGCGGTGGCCGGCGCGGCGCTCGCGCTGGCGCTCTTCGTCACCGTGGGCGCCTTCGTGCAGTTCATCAACCCGTCCTTCGGCATCTGGTTCACGGAGCTGTTCGTCTTCCTGGGCCTGGGCTGGGTGATGCTGCGCTTCAGTGGGTGGCGCCCCACCGTCTACACGGGGCTGACGCCCGCGCCGCGCGCAGCCACCCTCTTCGGCTTCCTGCTGGGCGTGGCCAACTTCTTCGCGCTGGTGGTGCCCATCCAGTACGCGGCGCAGTCCCTGGCCCCCGAGTGGCTGACGAAGCTGTTCGATGGCACGCGCCTCTTCGAGGGACAGACGTCCGTGGAGCTCGCCCTCATCCTCACGGGCGTGTCGGTGGCCGCTCCGGTGTGCGAGGAGTTCTTCTTCCGCGGCATCTTCCAGAAGGGGATTACGCCCAGCGCCCCGGCCTCGCCGGTGCGCGCGCTGGTGGTGTCCGCGGTGGTGTTCAGCGCGTTCCACCTGGACCCGGTGGGCTTCGCCGCGCGCACGGAGTTGGGGCTGCTCTTCGGGTATCTCTACCTGCGCACCGGCTCGCTCTGGCCGAGCATCGGCGCGCACGCGGCCAACAACCTCGTGTCCTCCGTGCTCTTCCTCGCGGCGAAGGCGCTGGGACAGGACGCCAGCGACTCGGAGACGGACCCGCGCGCCGTGCTGGCGCTGGCGGGCGTGGGCTTCGCCGGACTGTTCGGGCTGCTCTCCGCCGCGCGCCACTACCCCACGCTATGGGGCGGGCAGGCCCGGGCCACGGAGGAGGAGGCACGAGAGCCCCTCCCACGGCCGTCCCTGGCCCGGCTGCTGCTGCCGTGGGTGGTGGGCGCCACGCTGGCGCTGGGGGCCCTGGGCGCGGTGGATGCGCGCGGCATCTCCCTCAACTTCCACGACGCGCAGTACCCGTTGCCGGACCTGGAGAAGGACGCGCCCCCCGGGCTCCTCGCGGAGCGCGAGGCCCTGCGGGTGCTCCGTGCCTCCGCGCGCCGGGGCGAGACGCCGATGGAGGCCTACTACGAGGAGCGCGACCGGCAGCGGCGTGCGCACCGCCAGGCCCTGGGCGAACCGAAGCAGCCCTGA
- a CDS encoding DUF5818 domain-containing protein, whose protein sequence is MKLTGRVVFRDIETGVWVLEGDDGTTYQLAGGDRKIKQDGQRIEAEGRVDGDTLTSAMVGPVFHVSSYRFV, encoded by the coding sequence GTGAAGCTGACCGGGCGCGTCGTCTTCCGCGACATCGAGACGGGCGTATGGGTGCTGGAGGGCGACGACGGCACCACGTACCAGCTCGCGGGCGGCGACCGGAAGATCAAGCAGGACGGCCAGCGCATCGAAGCCGAGGGCCGTGTGGACGGGGACACGCTCACCAGCGCCATGGTGGGCCCGGTGTTCCACGTCAGCTCCTACCGCTTCGTCTGA